One genomic window of Camelina sativa cultivar DH55 chromosome 5, Cs, whole genome shotgun sequence includes the following:
- the LOC104786220 gene encoding glycolipid transfer protein 1, with the protein MEGTVFTPCLEGMKHVKSEQGEMLTKPFLELCKTILPVIDKFGAAMTLVKSDIGGNISRLEKNYLSDPDKFKYLYTFVQVEIESKTAKASSSCTNGLLWLTRAMDFLVELFRNLVAHKDWSMPQACGDSYQKTLKKWHGWLASSTFSMALKLAPDRKKFMDVISGSGDIYADMERFCAEFGPFLHDNHKFLATVGMDDMKAS; encoded by the exons ATGGAAGGGACTGTGTTCACGCCTTGTTTGGAAGGAATGAAGCATGTAAAGTCTGAACAAGGCGAGATGCTTACTAAGCCATTTCTAGAGCTCTGCAAGACCATCTTGCCTGTTATAG ATAAGTTTGGAGCTGCTATGACTCTTGTGAAATCTGACATTGGAGGCAACATCTCG AGATTGGAGAAGAACTACTTGTCTGATCCCGATAAGTTCAAGTACTTGTACACCTTTGTTCAAGTCGAAATTGAGTCTAAGACAGCAAAGGCATCGTCCAGCTGTACCAACGGTCTTCTCTGGTTAACCAG AGCAATGGATTTCTTAGTGGAGCTGTTCCGCAACTTGGTAGCTCATAAAGATTGGTCAATGCCACAAGCATGTGGTGACTCATACCAAAAAACACTCAAGAAATGGCACGGATGGCTAGCCAGCTCTACCTTCTCT ATGGCTTTAAAGCTAGCTCCAGACAGGAAGAAGTTCATGGATGTCATATCTGGTTCTGGTGACATCTACGCTGACATGGAAAGGTTTTGCGCTGAGTTTGGTCCGTTTCTTCACGACAATCATAAGTTTCTA GCTACCGTCGGTATGGATGACATGAAAGCTTCTTAA
- the LOC104786221 gene encoding 50S ribosomal protein L28, chloroplastic, with protein MTTMATQGAWLRMTSSAKSVAKSTVTSKELGFLTSQLSGVRISHSPSDVINRISVPSFPGIQPIVARRICPFTGKKANRANKVSFSNHKTKKLQFVNLQYKRVWWEAGKRFVKLRLSTKALKTIEKNGLDAVAKKAGIDLRKK; from the exons atgaCGACAATGGCGACGCAAGGTGCTTGGCTACGAATGACCTCATCAGCGAAGTCCGTCGCCAAGTCAACCGTAACTTCAAAGGAACTCGGATTCCTCACCTCCCAGCTCAGCGGCGTCAGAATCTCTCACTCTCCTAGTGACGTCATCAATCGCATCTCCGTTCCTTCGTTTCCAGGGATTCAGCCAATCGTCGCTC GTAGGATATGCCCATTTACTGGGAAGAAAgcaaacagagcaaacaaagTTTCTTTCTCTAACCACAAGACCAAGAAGTTGCAATTCGTCAACTTACAGTACAAGAGAGTTTGGTGGGAAGCTGGTAAACGTTTTGTTAAACTTCGTTTATCAACTAAGGCCTTGAAGACCATTGAGAAGAACGGACTCGATGCTGTTGCCAAGAAAGCCGGCATTGATCTTCGCAAGAAATAA
- the LOC104786222 gene encoding CRIB domain-containing protein RIC1-like, which produces MATTMKGLLKGLRYITQIFDEEKEQEMQIGFPTDVKHVAHIGSDGPATNTPSWMNDFKPQEHEKGQVVSRGNSNKYKPQGMNQGGVGLKELLPSSTNEKPKHKTRRKSGGGASPNPNGSPPRKSSGNAASSDESSKHSRHHRSKHGSMDSSNDQEPSVRRRRGVPVPDTEASSQHPIPDGSAPPRKATSRPRKLKGSAGGEASMKKSSKGKPENSVDTCNDIV; this is translated from the exons ATGGCGACGACAATGAAGGGTCTTCTTAAGGGCCTTCGTTATATTACTCAGATTTTTG ACGAAGAGAAAGAGCAGGAGATGCAGATCGGGTTTCCGACCGATGTAAAGCATGTTGCCCACATTGGCTCCGACGGTCCAGCCACCAATACGCCAAGCTGG ATGAATGACTTCAAACCTCAAGAACATGAGAAAGGTCAAGTCGTTTCCAGGGGAAATTCCAACAAATACAAACCGCAAG GGATGAACCAAGGAGGAGTCGGGCTAAAAGAGTTACTGCCTTCGAGCACCAACGAGAAACCGAAACATAAAACAAGACGGAAATCCGGAGGAGGAGCTAGTCCAAATCCAAACGGGTCTCCGCCTAGAAAAAGCAGCGGGAATGCTGCATCATCAGATGAATCATCGAAGCATTCAAGACATCACCGAAGCAAACACGGGTCAATGGACTCGTCGAATGATCAAGAACCTTCAGTTCGTAGAAGGCGTGGTGTCCCGGTTCCGGACACGGAAGCATCTAGTCAGCATCCTATTCCTGATGGTTCAGCACCTCCACGGAAGGCTACATCGCGTCCAAGGAAACTAAAAGGATCAGCAGGAGGAGAAGCATCGATGAAGAAATCATCGAAAGGAAAACCAGAGAATTCAGTTGATACTTGTAACGATATTGTCTGA
- the LOC104789025 gene encoding ubiquitin-conjugating enzyme E2 4-like has product MARRPASSLIKTDLRCLNMDLSPNITAVTVDDDIFRCEATLIGPVNTPYEGRVFKLKVTFPPDYPRSPPKVIFITRICHPNVSDNGGIYLKVLRRDSWSPMSIVKLFKELVEKLIEPEVNDEGQTIEYLANLYKSDRRRFEAMAREMTNKYAGRGN; this is encoded by the exons ATGGCCCGTCGTCCTGCTTCAAGCCTTATAAAGACTGATCTAAGATGTCTGAACATGGATCTTTCGCCAAACATCACAGCAG TAACTGTTGATGACGACATTTTCCGTTGTGAGGCTACTCTAATCGGACCGGTGAATACTCCTTATGAAGGGAGAGTGTTTAAACTTAAGGTTACTTTTCCACCTGATTACCCAAGAAGTCCCCCCAAG GTTATTTTCATCACAAGAATTTGCCACCCAAATGTATCAGATAATGGAGGCATTTACCTAAAAGTGTTGAGGCGCGACTCTTGGTCTCCCATGTCCATTGTTAAGCTTTTCAAGGAATTAGTGGAGAAGTTGATTGAACCAGAGGTCAATGATGAGGGACAGACCATTGAATATCTTGCCAACCTCTACAAAtctgataggagaaggtttgaagCTATGGCTAGAGAGATGACTAATAAATATGCTGGGAGAGGAAACTGA